Part of the Spiroplasma turonicum genome, AACTTTAATCGAAGAAATAAATCTTTTGGGTAGAGGATCAAAAGGTATTTTAGGAATGAAATTAAATGAAAAAACTGGAAATTTAAAATACATATTTTCAATAAGAGAAACAGATGAAATTATAATGATTTCTTCAGATGGTAAAACAATTAAACTTTTAGCTAGTGATATAAACTTACAATCTAGAAAAAGCACTGGTGTAATTGGTTTTGACATAATAGATTCAGAACACGTTTCATCAGTTTCAATAAAGTTTAATAAATAAATTGTTTCACGTGAAACATTTTAAAAATGTTTCACGTGAAACAATATTTAAAAAATATAATGTAATTCTATAAAATTATGATAATATATATTTGTCATTGTAAGGGTGACGTTCGAACTTGGTCAGGACCGGAAGGTAGCAGCCATAAGAATCTAGTGCCTTGTACATTGACTTTTTTTTACTTTTTTTAGAGGTTTTTTTATGCAAGAGAATATTTTTTTTAATACTTTATATAAATTAATTAAAAAATGTAAAAAAACAAAAGATGTTCCAGTAGCTTCAATTTTAATTAAAGAAGACAAAATATTATTTAAAAGTTATAATACTAGACAAAAAAAATATAAATTTAATAACCATGCAGAAATACTAGTGATAGATAAGGCATTCAAAAAAACAAAGAAAAAAAATTTGTCTGAATTTACATTATATGTTAATTTAAAACCTTGCATAATGTGCATTGCAACTTTAGAACAAACTAATATTAAGAACGTTTATTATTGACTTGAAAATGAGAAGGTAGACTATTCATTAATTAAGTCAAACATAAAATTTAATAAAGTATATAATATAAGTCAAGAAGAGTTGTTTAAAAAAGAGTTAAAAAACTTTTTTAAAGAATTAAGGGGTTAAAAATGGATAATAAAAAAACATTATATAGAAGATACAGACCTAGCAACTTTAATGATTTAGTTGGTCATGACACTGTAAAGGATATTCTTGAAAGTCAACTAAAAAAAAGATCAATAACACATGCTATGATTTTTGCTGGTCAAAGAGGTACAGGAAAAACATCCTTAGCAAGAATTTTTGCTAAAGTGATTCAATGTAAAAAACCTATTAATGATATTGATCCTTGTAATAATTGTAATAGTTGTAATGAGTTTAACAGAGAATCACATCCGGATTTTTTTGAAATTGATGCAGCTTCTAATAACGGGATTGATGAAATAAGAAGTATTAAGGCGAATATTACAACTTTACCAGCTTTATCAAAATATAAAGTATATATAATCGATGAAGTTCATATGCTTTCTAACTCTGCTTTTAATGCTTTATTAAAAACTTTAGAAGAACCTCCTAAACACGTAATATTCATATTGGCAACCACTGAACAAAATAAAATACCTCCAACAATAATATCAAGATGTCATGTATATAATTTCAATAAACTAAATCTTTATGATATGAAAAAAAAACTTATAGAAGTTTCTACTCTTGAAGGATATACATTAAATGAGGAAGTGGCCAACGAAATTTTTTATATAAGTGATGGATCTTTAAGAGATGCTTTAAATTATTTAGAACAATGTATGACAGTTTCTGAGAATGTTATTACAATTGATAAATTAAAAAAATTATTTTATGTCTCTTCTAAACTAGAAAAAATTAATTTGTTAATAAATGTATTTAAAAAAAATATAGACTATGTTATTACAATGATTAATGACTTTGATAAGAAAGGAATAGACTTTTCAATATTCTTATTAGGTTTATTAGAAATTTTAAAAGAAATTATAGAGTATAAAATATGTAACAATAAGCTTTATTTAAAAGTGTTAGAAGAAGAAGAAGCAAAAAACTTTTTGAGTTTTCATACTAGCTCAATAATACAATTAACAGATTTATTAACAGAAGCTTATGTAAAAACAAAAAATACAAGCATAGGTGTTCAAATAATCTTACTACAAATAACTAAATTTCATTTTAATAAACTTATAAGTGTTAATAGTGAGGCCAGTCCATTACAATATGAAAAAAAAGATTTAAATGATAAAACATTAGTAGAACAAAATAAAAAACAAAATATTAAAGAGACAGATAAGAGCAACGCTCATGTAAGTGAGAATGTATTCAATAATAAAACTATATTGTCACTTGACGATGACAAAAAAGATTATCAATTAAAAGAACTATTAAGAAATAATATTAATAATGATATCAATGTTTATTTCGACAACTCGAAAGTTATAAATGAATTAATAAATGCAAATAAAGAAAAAAGACTATTAATAGAAAATAAATTAAATGATTTTTTTAGTCTATTAGATTTAGAAAATGATTTATCAAACATTTTGATACCTTTGTATTCTTCAAAAGTAGTAGCTTCAAGCAATGAGTGTGCAATATTTGTTTTAGATAATATAACATTAACAAATTGAATTATTAATAAATTAGAAATAAATGAAATAAGAGACAAGATTTTTAATTTTTTTGAAATACAATTTTTAATCCCAATTACTAAAGAACAATGAATACATATAAAAACTGAGTTTATGGATCTAAAAAATCAAAACAAGTTACCAACATATATTAAGCAAGACTACAATAGTTTTTCATACAAAAAAACAAAACTTTCTGATGATAAGGAAGATAAATTTTTAAATGATGTAAAAGAACACTTTAATGACTTTGATATAGAGGTTGAAAAATAGGATGAAGGATTTAGTAGAAAGACTTAAGAAAATAGAAGGAATTACAGAAAAAACAAGTGAAAAAATAATTTTTGACTTAATTGAAAATGATAATAAATTAACTCTTTTGAAAGAAACTTTAGATTATATAGAGAAAAATTATAAATCATGTGAGGTATGTAATTATTATAAATTTAAAAATATCTGTGATTTTTGTGACAATAAAACAAGAGATAAAAATCTTATTTGTGTAGTAACATCAAAAAAAGAAGCAAAAAAAGTCTTTAAAAGTAATTATAAAGGTTTAATACATGTCCTTAATGGTGAAATAAATCTAAATAAAAATATATTACCAGAATCAATACACTTACCAAATTTATTTGCTAGAATAAGTAAAGAAACAGAAGTGATAATAGCCACTAATCTTACTTTTAATGGTGAAGTTACTGCAAATTATATATTAAATAGTTTAAAGAATGAGTGTAAAAAGATAACTAGATTAGCAAGAGGTATTCCATTTGGAGGTTCATTAGATTATTTAGATGATGAAACCCTTACAAATGCAATCGAAAATAGAAAAATAATAAAAAAATAAAAAAAGGTGGTTCATATGCTTTTTATTTCACTTGAAGGAATTGATGGTTCTGGAAAAACAACTATATCTAAAATGATAAAAGATAACTTATCACAAAAAGGTTTTAAAGTTTTACTTACTAGAGAACCTGGAGGAGAGACCTTCGCAGAAGATATTAGACAAATGATTCTTGATAAAAAAAATATTATAACACCTTGAACAGAAACACTTTTATACATAGCTGCTAGAAAGCAACATTTAGATAAAGTTGTTATACCTGCATTAAAGGCTGGAACCATTGTTATATGTGATCGTTTTATGGATTCAACTTCTGCATATCAAGGTTATGCAAGAAATGTTGGAATGGCAGAAATAGATGAAGTTCAAAATATTGTGTTAGGTTCTACAAAACCGGATTTAACTATTTTTTTTGATATAACACCAAAAGAAGCTCATATAAGGCTGTTAAAAAGAA contains:
- the tmk gene encoding dTMP kinase, whose amino-acid sequence is MLFISLEGIDGSGKTTISKMIKDNLSQKGFKVLLTREPGGETFAEDIRQMILDKKNIITPWTETLLYIAARKQHLDKVVIPALKAGTIVICDRFMDSTSAYQGYARNVGMAEIDEVQNIVLGSTKPDLTIFFDITPKEAHIRLLKRKRKPDRLESEDSVFHEAVYEGYQILISENTDRIKVVNSRKPINEVLQQVDFLINDALNERLSKND
- a CDS encoding deaminase, which translates into the protein MQENIFFNTLYKLIKKCKKTKDVPVASILIKEDKILFKSYNTRQKKYKFNNHAEILVIDKAFKKTKKKNLSEFTLYVNLKPCIMCIATLEQTNIKNVYYWLENEKVDYSLIKSNIKFNKVYNISQEELFKKELKNFFKELRG
- the dnaX gene encoding DNA polymerase III subunit gamma/tau — its product is MDNKKTLYRRYRPSNFNDLVGHDTVKDILESQLKKRSITHAMIFAGQRGTGKTSLARIFAKVIQCKKPINDIDPCNNCNSCNEFNRESHPDFFEIDAASNNGIDEIRSIKANITTLPALSKYKVYIIDEVHMLSNSAFNALLKTLEEPPKHVIFILATTEQNKIPPTIISRCHVYNFNKLNLYDMKKKLIEVSTLEGYTLNEEVANEIFYISDGSLRDALNYLEQCMTVSENVITIDKLKKLFYVSSKLEKINLLINVFKKNIDYVITMINDFDKKGIDFSIFLLGLLEILKEIIEYKICNNKLYLKVLEEEEAKNFLSFHTSSIIQLTDLLTEAYVKTKNTSIGVQIILLQITKFHFNKLISVNSEASPLQYEKKDLNDKTLVEQNKKQNIKETDKSNAHVSENVFNNKTILSLDDDKKDYQLKELLRNNINNDINVYFDNSKVINELINANKEKRLLIENKLNDFFSLLDLENDLSNILIPLYSSKVVASSNECAIFVLDNITLTNWIINKLEINEIRDKIFNFFEIQFLIPITKEQWIHIKTEFMDLKNQNKLPTYIKQDYNSFSYKKTKLSDDKEDKFLNDVKEHFNDFDIEVEK
- a CDS encoding toprim domain-containing protein, which gives rise to MKDLVERLKKIEGITEKTSEKIIFDLIENDNKLTLLKETLDYIEKNYKSCEVCNYYKFKNICDFCDNKTRDKNLICVVTSKKEAKKVFKSNYKGLIHVLNGEINLNKNILPESIHLPNLFARISKETEVIIATNLTFNGEVTANYILNSLKNECKKITRLARGIPFGGSLDYLDDETLTNAIENRKIIKK